Proteins encoded by one window of Kribbella flavida DSM 17836:
- a CDS encoding Gfo/Idh/MocA family protein, with amino-acid sequence MRFGLVGTGPWARATHGPGLRAAPGIDLVGVWGRDRDKATALAGELGTTGYDDYAQLLEAVDAVAFAVPPRVQATMALEAAAVGKHLLLDKPVADAVEDARALAAEAAAEGIASVVFFTGRFQPELRTFFAEVRDRGGWKGGWSRMLASLDAPGNPFNESPWRREQRGALWDVGPHALSNLSAMLGPIEQLRAVGGEGDLVHLVVTHESGATSTASVSLFAPPEGSNFETGVWGETGTALLPAGETSAVDAFQLAATELVAAAASGESHPVDVAFGTRIVELLASAEEQLER; translated from the coding sequence ATGCGGTTCGGTCTGGTCGGCACTGGTCCGTGGGCGCGGGCGACGCACGGACCGGGGCTTCGGGCGGCGCCCGGAATCGACCTGGTCGGCGTCTGGGGACGTGACCGGGACAAGGCGACGGCGTTGGCCGGCGAGCTCGGGACCACCGGGTACGACGACTACGCGCAGTTACTCGAGGCGGTCGACGCCGTGGCTTTTGCGGTTCCGCCGCGGGTTCAGGCGACGATGGCCCTCGAAGCGGCCGCTGTAGGCAAACATCTCCTGCTGGACAAGCCGGTCGCCGACGCGGTCGAGGACGCTCGGGCGCTGGCCGCCGAGGCCGCGGCGGAGGGCATCGCGTCGGTGGTGTTCTTCACCGGGCGGTTCCAGCCGGAGCTGCGGACGTTCTTCGCCGAGGTGCGCGACCGGGGCGGGTGGAAGGGCGGCTGGAGCCGGATGCTCGCGTCGCTCGATGCCCCGGGCAACCCGTTCAACGAGTCGCCGTGGCGCCGGGAGCAGCGTGGGGCGCTCTGGGACGTCGGTCCGCACGCCCTGTCGAACCTGAGCGCCATGCTGGGGCCGATCGAGCAGCTGCGGGCGGTCGGTGGTGAGGGTGACCTGGTGCATCTGGTGGTGACGCACGAGTCGGGCGCGACGAGTACGGCGAGTGTGTCGCTGTTCGCGCCGCCGGAGGGCAGCAACTTCGAGACCGGCGTCTGGGGTGAGACCGGTACGGCGCTGCTGCCGGCAGGGGAGACGTCGGCGGTCGACGCCTTCCAGCTCGCTGCCACCGAGCTGGTTGCCGCGGCCGCGTCCGGGGAGTCCCACCCGGTTGACGTCGCCTTCGGCACCCGCATCGTGGAGCTCCTCGCCTCGGCGGAGGAGCAGCTCGAACGCTGA
- the tuf gene encoding elongation factor Tu has translation MAKSQFVRTKPHLNIGTMGHVDHGKTTLTAAITKVLAERDPDVNAFVAFDGIDRAPEEVQRGITINIAHVEYETATRHYAHVDMPGHADYVKNMITGAAQVDAAILVVSAQDGAMPQTREHVLLARRVGVPYLVVALNKADAVDDPELLDLVELEVRELLSEYGFPGDEVPVVRVSGLRALEGDPRWTASVGELLDAVDSYVPTPDRELGEPFLMPIENVLTISGRGTVVTGAVERGSLRLGEPVEVVGLGPTVTSTAIGMETFGKSLASAEAGDNAAILLRGIKREEVRRGQVVALPGSVTPHRKFRATLHALSTAEGGRHTPFAADYRPQFYIRTTDVSGGIDLGEISLVMPGDTIELGVELEKPVALNVGLGFAVREGGHTVAAGTVTELLD, from the coding sequence ATGGCCAAGAGCCAGTTCGTACGGACCAAGCCGCACCTCAACATCGGCACGATGGGACACGTGGACCACGGCAAGACCACGCTGACGGCCGCGATCACCAAGGTGCTCGCCGAGCGCGACCCGGACGTCAACGCGTTCGTCGCGTTCGACGGCATCGACCGCGCGCCGGAGGAGGTCCAGCGCGGCATCACCATCAACATCGCGCACGTCGAGTACGAGACCGCCACCCGGCACTACGCCCACGTGGACATGCCGGGTCACGCCGACTACGTCAAGAACATGATCACCGGTGCCGCCCAGGTGGACGCCGCGATCCTGGTCGTGTCGGCGCAGGACGGCGCCATGCCGCAGACCCGCGAGCACGTCCTGCTCGCGCGACGCGTCGGCGTGCCGTACCTGGTGGTCGCGCTGAACAAGGCGGACGCCGTCGACGACCCCGAACTGCTCGACCTGGTCGAGCTGGAGGTCCGGGAACTGCTGTCGGAGTACGGGTTCCCGGGCGACGAGGTCCCGGTGGTGCGCGTCTCCGGGCTGCGGGCGCTGGAGGGCGACCCGCGGTGGACCGCCTCGGTGGGCGAGCTGCTGGACGCCGTCGACAGCTACGTGCCGACGCCGGACCGTGAGCTGGGCGAGCCGTTCCTGATGCCGATCGAGAACGTGCTCACCATCAGCGGCCGCGGCACCGTCGTCACCGGTGCGGTCGAGCGCGGCTCGCTGCGGCTCGGCGAGCCGGTCGAGGTCGTCGGTCTCGGCCCGACCGTCACCAGTACGGCGATCGGGATGGAGACGTTCGGCAAGTCGCTGGCGTCCGCCGAGGCCGGTGACAACGCGGCGATCCTGCTGCGCGGCATCAAGCGCGAGGAGGTCCGGCGCGGCCAGGTCGTCGCGCTGCCGGGCAGTGTGACGCCGCACCGGAAGTTCCGGGCGACGCTGCACGCGCTGTCCACCGCGGAGGGCGGCCGGCACACGCCGTTCGCCGCGGACTACCGGCCGCAGTTCTACATCCGGACCACGGACGTGTCGGGCGGTATCGACCTGGGCGAGATCAGCCTGGTGATGCCCGGTGACACGATCGAGCTCGGCGTGGAGCTGGAGAAGCCGGTCGCGCTGAACGTCGGCCTCGGCTTCGCCGTCCGCGAGGGCGGTCACACCGTCGCCGCCGGCACGGTGACCGAGCTGCTCGACTGA
- a CDS encoding DUF4031 domain-containing protein, with protein MILIDPPVWPGWDRVWSHLVSDESYDELHAFARKVGIPARGFDRDHYDVPSDLYDEMVAAGAVPVPSRVLVRRLIDSGLRHRKGT; from the coding sequence GTGATCCTGATCGACCCCCCGGTCTGGCCGGGCTGGGACCGGGTCTGGTCGCACCTGGTCAGCGACGAGTCGTACGACGAGCTGCACGCCTTCGCCCGCAAGGTCGGCATTCCCGCCCGCGGCTTCGACCGCGACCACTACGACGTACCGTCCGACCTGTACGACGAGATGGTCGCCGCCGGCGCGGTCCCGGTGCCGAGCCGGGTGCTGGTCCGCCGGCTGATCGACTCCGGCCTGCGGCACCGCAAGGGAACGTGA
- a CDS encoding copper homeostasis protein CutC: MGSLLEVIALHPADAEAAQEGGADRLELCASMEADGLSPSVSTVSAVRRVTDLPLRVMLRLTGTFAVDGAELNRLTAAAQSYLSAGADGFVLGFLTPDNEVDTESVAALVSTFAGTPWTFHRAIDAVLEQRPAWRALRTLPGLDTVLTAGSALGVQHGLDDLTRMAKEDPAVAKVMMAGGSLRPEHVPWLYGSGVRKFHVGSSVRQDGSWTKAYVNSRFVRAWRNLLDAQDSKAQESRSQAGTTQDGEPATTKEPTA; the protein is encoded by the coding sequence ATGGGGTCGTTGCTCGAGGTGATCGCGCTGCATCCGGCGGATGCGGAAGCGGCTCAGGAGGGTGGGGCGGACCGGCTGGAGCTGTGCGCGTCGATGGAAGCGGACGGGCTGAGCCCGTCGGTGTCCACGGTCAGCGCCGTCCGCCGCGTCACGGACCTGCCGCTGCGGGTGATGCTGCGGCTGACCGGCACGTTCGCGGTCGACGGCGCTGAGCTGAACCGGCTGACCGCCGCCGCGCAGTCCTACCTGAGTGCTGGGGCGGACGGGTTCGTGCTGGGGTTCCTGACGCCGGACAACGAGGTCGACACCGAGTCCGTGGCCGCGCTGGTCAGCACCTTCGCCGGGACGCCGTGGACGTTCCACCGCGCGATCGACGCGGTGCTGGAGCAACGGCCGGCCTGGCGGGCACTGCGGACGCTGCCCGGGCTGGACACCGTGCTGACCGCGGGCTCGGCGCTCGGCGTCCAGCACGGGCTGGACGACCTGACTCGGATGGCGAAGGAGGACCCGGCGGTGGCCAAGGTGATGATGGCCGGCGGCTCGCTGCGGCCCGAGCACGTGCCGTGGCTGTACGGCAGCGGCGTGCGCAAGTTCCACGTCGGCTCGTCGGTGCGGCAGGACGGCTCGTGGACCAAGGCCTACGTGAACTCGCGCTTCGTCCGCGCCTGGCGCAACCTGCTCGACGCCCAGGACAGCAAGGCCCAGGAGAGCAGGAGTCAGGCCGGCACGACGCAGGACGGCGAGCCCGCGACGACCAAGGAGCCCACGGCGTGA
- a CDS encoding LacI family DNA-binding transcriptional regulator, with translation MSPGVTLKTVAQAVGVSPSTVSNAYNKPDQLSAALRERILATAQELGYAGPDASARALRSGKAGAVGVLFTDKLAYAFSDPYAVGFLAGLAEVAEEFTTSLLLMPLSSSDIQGGANAVQQAAIDAAAIFCVAGGHPALDTLRARGVPMVSTDRGDHPDLSWVAIDEVEAAAKLGKHLARLGHRDIVVLVDNAEAAGRRAVEMTLDEVGYTDCELRIRGLQKEMPDARIRLVSGGHNAFSSGLIGAEWVLDSQDRPTAIVGLSDVQALGAMEAMRTRGLVPGRDLTVAGFDDIPQAETAGLTTIRQPIKDKGRTVGRVLLDPAVQDRQILLPTELVVRASSGPAPRN, from the coding sequence ATGTCGCCGGGAGTCACGCTGAAGACCGTCGCCCAGGCCGTCGGAGTATCGCCGTCGACCGTCTCGAACGCCTACAACAAGCCCGACCAACTGTCGGCCGCCCTGCGTGAGCGCATCCTGGCGACTGCCCAGGAGCTCGGGTACGCCGGGCCCGACGCGTCGGCGCGGGCCCTGCGCAGCGGCAAGGCCGGCGCCGTCGGCGTGCTGTTCACCGACAAGCTGGCCTACGCCTTCTCCGACCCGTACGCCGTGGGCTTTCTCGCCGGCCTCGCCGAGGTCGCCGAGGAGTTCACCACCAGCCTGCTGCTGATGCCGCTCAGCTCGTCCGACATCCAGGGCGGCGCCAACGCGGTCCAGCAGGCGGCGATCGACGCGGCCGCGATCTTCTGCGTGGCCGGCGGGCACCCCGCGCTGGACACGCTGCGGGCCCGCGGCGTCCCGATGGTGTCGACCGACCGCGGCGACCACCCGGACCTGTCCTGGGTCGCGATCGACGAGGTCGAGGCGGCCGCCAAGCTGGGCAAGCACCTGGCACGGCTCGGTCACCGCGACATCGTGGTCCTGGTCGACAACGCCGAGGCGGCCGGCCGCCGGGCGGTCGAGATGACGCTGGACGAGGTCGGCTACACCGACTGCGAGCTGCGGATCCGTGGCCTGCAGAAGGAGATGCCGGACGCCCGGATCCGGCTGGTCTCCGGCGGGCACAACGCGTTCAGCTCCGGCCTGATCGGGGCCGAGTGGGTGCTCGACTCCCAGGACCGGCCGACCGCGATCGTCGGCCTCAGCGACGTCCAGGCGCTGGGCGCGATGGAGGCGATGCGGACCCGCGGACTGGTGCCCGGGCGCGACCTGACCGTGGCCGGCTTCGACGACATCCCGCAGGCCGAGACCGCCGGGCTGACGACGATCCGGCAGCCGATCAAGGACAAGGGCCGGACGGTCGGGCGGGTGCTGCTCGACCCGGCTGTGCAGGACCGGCAGATTCTGCTGCCGACCGAGCTGGTCGTCCGCGCCAGCAGCGGTCCCGCACCACGTAACTGA
- a CDS encoding aldo/keto reductase: MQQRTLGRQGLHVSALGLGTMGMTMAYGAADAEGGIATIRRAYELGITFFDTAELYGSGTGSNEQLLGRAVAGFRDEVVLATKFGFDMTKNPLEGEALNSRPENIRQVAENSLRYLGTDHLDVFYQHRVDPAVPIEEVAGVVGELIQAGKVRYFGLSEAGPEAIRRAHAVQPVSVLQTEYSLFEREVEDTVLPVVRELGIGFVPYSPLGRGFLTGDVRPAHEYPEDDMRSFDDRWQGKNYEANLAAVRELTAFAEGKGITVTQLALAWLLAQGNDIVPIPGTRKVHRVEENAGAVEVQLGAADLERIREILPHGSYGSRYLAQHMPEWAR; encoded by the coding sequence ATGCAGCAGCGCACACTCGGCCGGCAGGGCCTGCACGTCTCGGCGCTCGGCCTCGGCACGATGGGCATGACGATGGCGTACGGCGCGGCCGACGCGGAGGGCGGGATCGCCACGATTCGGCGGGCGTACGAGCTCGGCATCACCTTCTTCGACACCGCCGAGCTCTACGGCAGCGGGACCGGCAGCAACGAGCAGCTGCTCGGCCGCGCGGTCGCCGGTTTCCGCGACGAGGTGGTGCTGGCGACCAAGTTCGGCTTCGACATGACGAAGAACCCGCTCGAGGGGGAGGCGCTGAACAGCCGGCCGGAGAACATCCGGCAGGTCGCCGAGAACAGCCTGCGCTACCTGGGCACCGACCACCTCGACGTGTTCTACCAGCACCGGGTCGACCCGGCGGTGCCGATCGAGGAGGTCGCGGGCGTGGTCGGCGAGCTGATCCAGGCCGGCAAGGTGCGGTACTTCGGATTGAGCGAGGCCGGGCCGGAGGCGATCCGCCGGGCGCACGCGGTGCAGCCGGTGTCGGTGCTGCAGACGGAGTACTCGCTGTTCGAGCGGGAGGTCGAGGACACCGTGCTGCCGGTCGTCCGGGAGCTCGGCATCGGGTTCGTGCCGTACTCGCCGCTGGGGCGGGGGTTCCTGACCGGCGACGTGCGGCCGGCGCACGAGTACCCGGAGGACGACATGCGCAGCTTCGACGACCGGTGGCAGGGCAAGAACTACGAGGCGAACCTGGCCGCGGTGCGGGAGCTGACGGCCTTCGCCGAGGGCAAGGGCATCACCGTGACGCAGCTGGCGCTCGCCTGGCTACTTGCTCAAGGCAACGACATCGTGCCGATCCCGGGAACGCGCAAGGTGCACCGGGTGGAGGAGAACGCGGGGGCGGTCGAGGTGCAGCTCGGGGCCGCCGACCTGGAGCGGATCCGGGAGATCCTGCCGCACGGTTCGTACGGCAGCCGGTACCTGGCCCAGCACATGCCGGAGTGGGCACGCTGA
- a CDS encoding PQQ-binding-like beta-propeller repeat protein: MVALRERWNELIPGSEALADELIARYVGRNRRAYRDQYLDTVLTALDSLLQLSTDPTSVRLAAWFHRAVHEPGGDPAEDAEASARLAEQLLPGYGVDPIRIAEVARLIRLTGDLAAPPPDAYAPARRDANGDVLLDAVNSTLATAPARYAAHTAEVRRDAGERTTAATRRYDEVRNLLDGHLFRTQLARQRMGPAARSNLEAELSGLDSELPAPWRGWQQAALAAGATFGAIGAVVVAIAAAGASWQVPVVGHESGWTPLGLAILSFVAAPILFRSARSGSQRAKLVSGTVIAVAATGLLIAWAQVPATNPAVGVGLRVPLLISALLLLLVAGTAALVASALRTRAARFTPPRNIGQQLAWLAVPGVIALTLLLVVQPLARNYVLDSNERVEGTARPAGPAPRSELDGRVAWISRALSVAGAEEAVSTQYGIAVPRQTGVVEMLDAGTGELRWRYSRSDSDEKPNIAATADGRYVVAEFADIGYLLLDADTGQREAAWPGRTRDHSIQQADPLLTVEEVGRGSDKLRGVDPDGHERWSYEPGRCTDISAVATADAVVSFLGHSCGDEPDGMVGLDLKTGKELWTKSPSNLFRRSVVVGGLVVVAEPSDEGDAPAALVAVEPRTGDIKWRWPVPPDWSCRTLLTPAGRLVVVVDCPGPGTRENSRTVVTAIDSTTGRTAWQTTAPVSPRARVAVTEDARVVSLSRAADGCWANVISRTGFRRARLPEGISCSRDVRAVGNLVLTSGNANIIALR; encoded by the coding sequence GTGGTGGCGCTGCGCGAGCGATGGAACGAGCTGATCCCCGGCTCCGAGGCACTGGCCGACGAGCTGATCGCCCGGTACGTCGGACGCAACCGCCGCGCCTACCGCGACCAGTACCTCGACACCGTGCTCACCGCGCTGGACTCACTGCTCCAGCTGAGCACCGACCCGACCTCCGTCCGGCTGGCAGCCTGGTTCCACCGCGCGGTGCACGAGCCCGGTGGTGACCCGGCCGAGGACGCCGAGGCCTCTGCCCGGCTGGCCGAGCAGCTCCTGCCCGGCTACGGCGTCGACCCCATCCGGATCGCGGAGGTCGCCCGACTCATCCGCCTCACCGGTGACCTGGCCGCGCCACCACCCGACGCCTACGCGCCCGCACGCCGCGACGCGAACGGTGACGTCCTGCTGGACGCTGTGAACTCGACCCTGGCCACCGCACCGGCCCGCTACGCCGCCCACACCGCCGAAGTACGCCGGGACGCGGGCGAGCGGACCACCGCGGCCACCCGCCGGTACGACGAGGTCCGGAACCTGCTCGACGGTCATCTCTTCCGGACCCAGCTCGCCCGCCAGCGGATGGGCCCGGCCGCCCGGTCCAACCTCGAGGCGGAGCTGTCCGGGCTCGACAGTGAGCTGCCGGCTCCTTGGCGGGGATGGCAGCAGGCGGCTCTGGCGGCTGGTGCGACCTTCGGCGCGATCGGGGCCGTGGTGGTCGCCATCGCGGCAGCAGGTGCGTCCTGGCAGGTGCCGGTCGTCGGGCACGAGTCGGGGTGGACACCGCTCGGGCTGGCCATCCTGTCGTTCGTGGCGGCGCCGATACTGTTCCGCAGCGCTCGTAGTGGGAGCCAGCGCGCCAAACTCGTGTCGGGCACGGTGATCGCCGTCGCCGCGACCGGACTGCTCATCGCCTGGGCACAGGTCCCGGCGACGAACCCTGCTGTCGGTGTCGGCCTCAGAGTCCCGCTGCTCATCTCCGCTCTGCTCCTCCTCCTGGTGGCCGGCACGGCAGCTCTGGTCGCCTCCGCCCTCCGGACAAGGGCCGCCCGCTTCACCCCACCCCGGAACATCGGTCAGCAGCTCGCCTGGCTCGCAGTGCCCGGTGTGATCGCGCTGACCCTGCTGCTGGTCGTGCAGCCGCTGGCCCGGAACTACGTGCTCGACTCCAACGAGCGGGTCGAAGGCACGGCGCGACCGGCCGGACCGGCACCACGGTCCGAGCTGGACGGGCGGGTCGCGTGGATCAGCCGCGCCCTGTCCGTCGCCGGGGCCGAGGAAGCCGTCAGCACGCAGTACGGGATCGCAGTGCCGCGGCAGACCGGGGTGGTGGAGATGCTGGACGCGGGAACCGGCGAGCTGCGCTGGCGCTACAGCCGCTCCGACTCCGACGAGAAGCCGAACATCGCCGCGACCGCCGACGGGCGCTACGTGGTGGCGGAGTTCGCCGACATCGGCTATCTGCTGCTCGACGCCGACACCGGGCAGCGCGAAGCCGCCTGGCCCGGCCGGACGCGGGACCACAGCATTCAGCAGGCCGACCCGTTGCTCACGGTCGAGGAGGTCGGCCGGGGCTCGGACAAGCTGCGCGGCGTGGACCCCGACGGGCACGAACGGTGGTCCTACGAGCCGGGTCGCTGCACCGACATCAGCGCGGTGGCCACCGCGGACGCCGTGGTCAGCTTCCTGGGTCACAGCTGCGGGGACGAGCCGGACGGCATGGTCGGGCTGGACCTGAAGACCGGCAAGGAGCTGTGGACGAAGTCGCCGAGCAACCTGTTCCGGCGCTCGGTGGTGGTCGGCGGACTCGTGGTGGTGGCCGAGCCCAGCGACGAGGGGGATGCGCCGGCCGCGCTGGTCGCGGTGGAGCCGCGGACCGGGGACATCAAGTGGCGCTGGCCGGTGCCACCGGACTGGTCGTGCCGCACACTGCTCACCCCGGCCGGGCGCCTGGTCGTCGTGGTGGACTGCCCAGGTCCGGGCACGCGGGAGAACAGCAGGACCGTCGTCACCGCTATCGACTCCACCACCGGCCGTACCGCTTGGCAGACCACGGCGCCGGTGAGCCCGCGCGCCCGGGTCGCCGTCACCGAGGACGCCCGGGTCGTCTCCCTGTCCCGAGCCGCCGACGGCTGCTGGGCCAACGTCATCAGCCGCACCGGCTTCCGCCGCGCCCGGCTCCCCGAAGGCATCTCCTGCAGCCGCGACGTGCGAGCCGTCGGCAACCTGGTCCTCACCTCCGGCAACGCCAACATCATCGCCCTCCGCTGA
- a CDS encoding ArsR/SmtB family transcription factor, which translates to MSTPKQLPQPDRAEIRVDAVLQALGEPVRLLIVRALADTPEGIACGEIDLPVTASTRAHHLRTLREAGVLTTHTEGTRRISRLRREDLDTLYPGLLNGVLAAEQ; encoded by the coding sequence GTGAGCACCCCCAAGCAGCTGCCGCAGCCGGACCGCGCGGAGATCCGCGTGGACGCCGTGCTGCAGGCCCTCGGCGAGCCGGTCCGGCTGTTGATCGTGCGCGCCCTGGCGGACACGCCCGAGGGCATCGCCTGCGGCGAGATCGACCTGCCGGTGACCGCCTCGACCCGTGCTCACCACCTGCGCACCCTGCGCGAGGCCGGCGTGCTGACCACGCACACCGAAGGCACCCGCCGGATCAGCAGACTCCGCCGCGAAGACCTCGACACGCTGTACCCGGGCCTGCTCAACGGAGTGCTGGCAGCCGAGCAGTAG
- a CDS encoding TetR family transcriptional regulator encodes MGDGQATRRRILDAATTEFASYGIAGARVDRIAANAKANKAQLYAYYGNKDALFDAVLAEHVTANLDLVPLTPEDLPGYAVRLYDAYVAQPELVRLATWARLERTPTGDLFADWQGHDKEKLAAIEAAQRSGHIVADLSPLDVHSMAIALSATWAAASITHAADRSDDDAVHERRRQALAATVRRAFSP; translated from the coding sequence ATGGGAGACGGTCAGGCAACCAGGCGGCGCATTCTCGACGCCGCGACGACCGAGTTCGCCAGCTACGGCATCGCCGGCGCCCGGGTCGACCGGATCGCCGCGAACGCCAAGGCCAACAAGGCCCAGCTCTACGCGTACTACGGCAACAAGGACGCGTTGTTCGACGCCGTGCTCGCCGAGCACGTGACGGCGAACCTCGACCTGGTACCGCTCACCCCCGAGGACCTTCCCGGGTACGCCGTCCGCCTGTACGACGCCTACGTCGCGCAGCCGGAGCTCGTCCGGCTGGCGACCTGGGCCCGACTGGAGCGCACACCGACCGGCGACCTGTTCGCCGACTGGCAGGGGCACGACAAGGAGAAGCTGGCCGCGATCGAGGCGGCCCAGCGCAGCGGGCACATCGTGGCCGACCTGTCGCCGCTCGACGTGCACTCGATGGCCATCGCCCTGTCGGCGACCTGGGCGGCCGCGAGCATCACCCACGCCGCCGACCGTTCCGACGACGACGCCGTGCACGAACGTCGCAGGCAGGCCCTCGCAGCGACGGTCCGGCGCGCCTTCAGCCCGTAA
- a CDS encoding PQQ-binding-like beta-propeller repeat protein — protein sequence MDLRDQWNRLLPHAQPLGDDLLARYAEQHRHYHDQRHLTEMLTTIDELADLADDADTVRLAAWFHDAIYDPQADPGENEEVSAQLAELELAAYGVEAERVAEIGRLIRLTARHDCAPDDPNGAVLCDADLRILSLDADRYDEYTVGIREEYAHIADRDFARGRMAFLQRLAETPLYTTSRARERWEKAAHANLERELSRWAPKAARPVSGLIPMIYLGAALGAVIAASVLLGRGLGAAAQWPARPDEVNGFPVWTPIAGTAVGAGLVYAWFRRAQPRLITIPAIAFAGIGAISVGLCWWRWPAAQPGAALSERWPYLMLASVALLLAGALLGLARRLRRAPPYAVSPPRALGVGLTVVCAALLAWIVVSAGEPFVQARLETANTVSTTATMPPGVMPVQLDGELAWSREVPATGAIAGTVGGVAELRPDGVVTSDATTGQIRWRYSRADVDDAAASGSRGLLVSSDGRTLAAHLPYGGNRAPSGIELPTYAVLDAESGKVLTEVHTDGTALAVDANQLLVAEGKHVVAHGVSSPTHWRSSQRCAVTQGVLLGDQAVVVDACGGNGAEVRGLDLKSGEQRWEVDLGIRFELSAELEPATWIGDLVAVPETREVSGLVWTGDAGGTLHQWSVDVGEGRMLWTAPVPGTPRPRLGTSSCDAQLAATHTSIVLVTCRTSTEPGEPQTYDVSAVSPADGTPQWHHLVQIPPKLQQPEFPRDGFGLLPDGRVVTLMPQATGVCSPVMIGTTGVQPRPIVTGADAKSSGRDQVTCNKPAVTVAGGRPVFSDGTRLFALN from the coding sequence ATGGACCTGCGCGACCAGTGGAATCGCCTGCTGCCGCACGCGCAGCCGCTGGGCGACGACCTGCTGGCCCGTTACGCAGAGCAACACCGTCACTATCACGACCAGCGGCACCTGACCGAGATGCTGACCACCATCGACGAGCTGGCCGACCTGGCCGACGACGCCGACACGGTCCGGCTGGCCGCCTGGTTCCACGACGCGATCTACGACCCGCAGGCCGACCCGGGCGAGAACGAGGAGGTCTCGGCGCAACTGGCCGAGCTGGAGCTAGCGGCGTACGGCGTGGAGGCGGAGCGGGTCGCCGAGATCGGCCGGCTGATCCGGCTGACCGCCCGGCACGACTGCGCACCGGACGACCCGAACGGCGCCGTGCTGTGCGACGCCGACCTGCGCATCCTCAGCCTGGACGCCGACCGGTACGACGAGTACACCGTCGGCATCCGCGAGGAGTACGCGCACATCGCCGACCGCGACTTCGCCCGCGGCCGGATGGCTTTCCTGCAGCGGCTGGCCGAGACCCCGCTCTACACGACCAGCCGGGCCCGCGAGCGGTGGGAGAAAGCCGCCCACGCGAACCTGGAGCGCGAGCTGTCCCGCTGGGCCCCGAAGGCGGCCCGGCCGGTCTCCGGACTGATCCCGATGATCTACCTGGGCGCCGCGCTCGGAGCGGTGATCGCTGCGTCGGTCCTGCTCGGGCGTGGGCTCGGTGCCGCCGCGCAGTGGCCCGCGCGGCCGGACGAGGTCAACGGCTTTCCGGTCTGGACCCCGATCGCCGGTACGGCGGTGGGGGCCGGCCTGGTCTATGCCTGGTTTCGGCGCGCTCAGCCGCGGCTCATCACGATCCCGGCGATCGCGTTCGCCGGAATCGGGGCGATCTCCGTCGGGCTGTGCTGGTGGCGCTGGCCCGCGGCTCAGCCCGGTGCCGCGCTGAGCGAACGCTGGCCGTACCTGATGCTCGCCTCGGTGGCGCTACTGCTCGCCGGAGCCCTGCTGGGACTGGCCCGACGCCTTCGCAGAGCCCCGCCGTACGCTGTATCCCCACCGCGCGCCCTGGGCGTCGGCTTGACCGTGGTCTGCGCTGCCCTGCTCGCCTGGATCGTGGTGTCGGCCGGTGAGCCGTTCGTGCAGGCCCGGCTGGAGACCGCCAACACCGTGAGCACCACCGCGACCATGCCGCCCGGTGTGATGCCCGTGCAGCTGGACGGCGAGCTGGCGTGGAGTCGTGAGGTGCCGGCCACCGGTGCGATCGCCGGGACCGTCGGTGGCGTCGCGGAGCTGCGCCCGGACGGCGTGGTGACGTCCGACGCGACAACCGGCCAGATCCGCTGGCGCTACTCCCGCGCCGACGTCGACGACGCCGCCGCCAGCGGTTCCCGGGGCCTCCTGGTCTCCAGCGACGGGCGGACGCTCGCCGCACACCTCCCGTACGGCGGCAACCGCGCCCCGAGCGGCATCGAACTGCCCACGTACGCCGTACTCGACGCCGAGAGCGGCAAGGTGCTCACCGAGGTCCACACCGACGGCACGGCCCTGGCGGTCGACGCCAACCAGCTGCTCGTCGCCGAGGGCAAGCACGTCGTCGCGCACGGCGTGAGCAGCCCGACTCACTGGCGCAGCAGCCAGCGCTGCGCGGTGACCCAGGGCGTACTGCTCGGCGACCAGGCCGTGGTGGTGGACGCCTGCGGCGGCAACGGCGCCGAAGTCCGCGGACTGGACCTGAAGAGCGGCGAGCAGCGCTGGGAGGTCGACCTGGGTATCCGGTTCGAGCTCAGCGCCGAGCTGGAGCCGGCCACCTGGATCGGTGACCTGGTCGCGGTCCCGGAGACGCGTGAGGTCTCCGGCCTGGTGTGGACCGGCGACGCCGGCGGCACCCTGCACCAGTGGTCGGTCGACGTCGGCGAGGGCCGCATGCTCTGGACCGCCCCCGTCCCCGGTACGCCGCGCCCCCGGCTCGGCACGTCCTCCTGCGACGCCCAGCTCGCCGCGACCCACACGTCGATCGTGCTGGTCACCTGCCGGACGAGCACCGAGCCCGGCGAGCCCCAGACGTACGACGTGTCTGCCGTGAGCCCCGCCGACGGCACTCCGCAGTGGCACCACCTCGTCCAGATCCCGCCGAAGCTGCAGCAGCCCGAGTTCCCACGGGACGGCTTCGGCCTGCTGCCGGACGGCCGCGTGGTCACGCTGATGCCGCAGGCCACCGGGGTCTGCTCGCCGGTGATGATCGGCACCACCGGCGTCCAGCCCCGGCCGATCGTCACCGGCGCCGACGCCAAGTCCTCGGGCCGGGACCAGGTCACCTGCAACAAGCCGGCCGTCACCGTCGCGGGCGGCCGCCCGGTGTTCAGCGACGGCACCCGCCTGTTCGCCCTCAACTGA